From one Fundidesulfovibrio putealis DSM 16056 genomic stretch:
- a CDS encoding acyltransferase family protein, whose translation MSTQAPAKKKTLGQIEVMRVIAMTGIFLYHLWSDVPKAGTENPMGPAFGAILSQGWLGVILFNIVTGFVLTLPFAGPTGRPVPGYLDFLRHRLLRICPNYYVSLLFWSVVALVMGKAGADFVSSFLQHVFFVHTLNPAVFFDIVPAYWWMGLLAQFYLAFPLLFKLFTRLGPKRAALWLCGGCWVFWAILEVLAKAMPGSIFAMGNYLFYFNLPFRLGEFALGMFLACLWRDPAANPVLGQGLSLGAAFGGKRRAAWAGLIGLTLWGLLFGIPGPVLLITHMYWLSVVFCAGMVIFFSDTMDRFGTWGPVAKFAAASYSIYLMHQPILGYAAGWTVPHMEPFPAFIFLTGVCGLLSVWSAMVVDSVVAKINAKIG comes from the coding sequence ATGAGTACCCAAGCACCCGCCAAAAAGAAGACGCTGGGCCAGATAGAGGTCATGCGCGTCATCGCCATGACCGGAATCTTTCTGTATCATCTCTGGTCCGACGTTCCCAAGGCAGGCACCGAGAACCCCATGGGACCGGCATTCGGAGCCATCCTCAGCCAAGGCTGGCTGGGCGTGATCCTCTTCAACATCGTCACCGGCTTCGTGCTCACCCTGCCCTTCGCAGGTCCCACGGGCAGGCCCGTTCCCGGCTACCTGGACTTCCTGCGCCACCGCCTGCTGCGCATCTGTCCCAACTACTACGTCAGCCTCCTGTTCTGGAGCGTGGTCGCCCTGGTCATGGGCAAGGCCGGGGCCGACTTCGTCAGCTCCTTCCTGCAGCACGTGTTCTTCGTGCACACGCTCAATCCAGCAGTTTTCTTCGACATCGTCCCGGCCTACTGGTGGATGGGCCTTCTGGCGCAGTTCTACCTGGCCTTCCCCCTGCTCTTCAAACTGTTTACGAGACTCGGCCCCAAGCGTGCAGCACTGTGGCTGTGCGGCGGCTGCTGGGTGTTCTGGGCGATTCTCGAGGTGCTGGCCAAGGCCATGCCCGGCTCCATCTTCGCCATGGGCAACTACCTGTTCTATTTCAACCTGCCCTTCCGTTTGGGCGAGTTCGCCCTGGGCATGTTCCTGGCCTGCCTCTGGCGCGACCCTGCCGCCAACCCGGTGCTTGGGCAGGGTCTGTCGCTCGGAGCGGCCTTCGGCGGCAAGCGCAGGGCTGCCTGGGCCGGACTTATCGGGCTCACGCTCTGGGGCCTGCTGTTCGGCATCCCCGGCCCGGTGCTGCTGATTACGCACATGTACTGGCTGTCCGTGGTCTTCTGCGCCGGAATGGTGATCTTCTTCTCCGACACCATGGACCGCTTCGGCACCTGGGGTCCGGTAGCCAAGTTCGCTGCCGCGTCCTACAGCATCTACCTCATGCACCAGCCCATCCTGGGGTATGCAGCCGGATGGACGGTCCCCCACATGGAGCCGTTCCCGGCGTTCATCTTCCTGACGGGCGTCTGCGGCCTGCTGTCCGTGTGGTCGGCGATGGTGGTCGATTCCGTCGTGGCAAAGATCAACGCCAAGATCGGCTGA
- a CDS encoding sialidase family protein → MPSISDDFSRHVVIDSRPGHYICFPDVRRTGDGRLLCVYRQSDQHVASRADLLYSSSLDLGKTWSPPRYLNPAVGHCARITLLEDARVLVIDDHSQNQFWSLDHGETFSRAPYTGAYMPIPDRVLQIRPDHFLTTAHTHRGEVGSPKIRQAPSEQLVYASGNQGRTWRPYSVLAFDPNLVLCEASMTTLPDGRLLAILRENSFVFEPMYICLSEDQGATWSLPRPTPIAGHRPTIGVTPSGRLLVTYRNVGPDGGTAAWLGSFEDLDRDYEVHGLHPAPDNPTLTPQGLLIENEAGLDRAVRYALRPMTDPERARAQLSAEVLVEEAQEKACAIHFGGWWRLQPDSVLPPAKDAEPLPVPKGQPLSITLRYTPGSVEAVVNGEPAGTYPADKLQAETRAALFGNAATKELNGGRHLWRSVSYAIQEPRYERDYSWNWTHDMGHPDAYVRARVLELANDRSANSGDYGYSGWDALPDGSYFCAYHHGGGDQPDYQPSRSSHVRGTWFSDSDFEPLTREAP, encoded by the coding sequence ATGCCAAGCATTTCCGACGACTTCTCCCGGCATGTGGTCATTGATTCGCGGCCTGGGCATTACATCTGCTTCCCCGACGTGCGCCGCACCGGCGACGGACGCCTTCTCTGCGTCTACCGCCAGTCCGACCAGCACGTGGCCAGCCGGGCCGACCTGCTGTACTCGTCCAGTCTGGACCTGGGCAAAACCTGGAGCCCGCCGCGCTATCTGAATCCCGCCGTCGGGCATTGCGCCAGGATCACCCTGCTGGAGGACGCGCGAGTGCTGGTCATCGACGACCACTCCCAAAACCAGTTCTGGAGCCTGGACCACGGCGAAACCTTCAGCCGCGCCCCCTACACCGGCGCGTACATGCCCATCCCCGACCGGGTATTGCAGATACGGCCCGATCATTTCCTGACCACCGCGCACACCCATCGCGGCGAAGTCGGCTCGCCCAAGATCCGCCAGGCTCCCTCTGAGCAGCTGGTCTATGCTTCGGGCAACCAGGGGCGCACCTGGCGTCCCTATTCCGTGCTGGCCTTTGATCCCAATCTCGTGCTGTGCGAGGCCTCCATGACCACCCTGCCGGACGGCAGGCTCCTGGCCATCCTGCGAGAGAACTCCTTCGTCTTCGAGCCCATGTACATATGCCTCTCCGAGGACCAGGGAGCCACCTGGAGCCTGCCCAGACCGACGCCCATCGCGGGGCATCGCCCCACCATCGGGGTCACCCCGTCCGGCAGGCTGCTGGTGACCTACCGCAACGTGGGGCCCGACGGCGGTACCGCCGCGTGGCTGGGCAGCTTCGAGGACCTCGACCGCGACTACGAGGTCCACGGCCTGCACCCCGCGCCGGACAATCCCACGCTGACGCCGCAAGGACTGCTCATTGAGAACGAAGCGGGGCTGGACCGCGCGGTGCGTTACGCCCTGCGCCCCATGACCGATCCGGAACGGGCCAGAGCGCAACTCAGCGCAGAGGTGCTGGTGGAAGAAGCCCAGGAAAAGGCCTGCGCCATTCATTTCGGCGGCTGGTGGCGGCTTCAGCCAGACAGCGTCCTTCCTCCGGCCAAGGACGCCGAGCCCCTCCCCGTGCCCAAGGGACAGCCGCTCTCCATCACGCTGCGCTACACGCCGGGTAGCGTGGAGGCCGTGGTCAACGGGGAACCGGCCGGGACATACCCGGCGGACAAGCTCCAGGCGGAGACCCGCGCGGCGCTTTTCGGCAACGCGGCCACCAAGGAGCTAAACGGCGGCAGGCACCTGTGGCGCAGCGTGTCCTACGCCATCCAGGAACCGCGCTACGAGCGAGACTACTCCTGGAACTGGACCCACGACATGGGGCATCCCGACGCCTACGTCCGCGCCCGCGTTCTGGAACTGGCCAACGACCGCAGCGCCAACTCCGGCGACTACGGCTACTCCGGCTGGGACGCCCTGCCCGACGGCAGCTATTTCTGCGCCTACCACCATGGAGGCGGCGACCAGCCGGACTATCAGCCAAGCCGGAGCAGTCACGTGCGCGGCACGTGGTTCTCCGATTCCGACTTCGAACCCCTAACCCGTGAGGCCCCATGA
- a CDS encoding histidine kinase dimerization/phosphoacceptor domain -containing protein, producing the protein MPTTAGLGQRKLRILCVDDAAAIRRAIAAYLGDLGHTVDQAQDGTVGLERINANTYDAVLLDLAMPGISGLDVLRTVSLSHPHLPVIVISGTGAIQDVIAALRLGAWDFITKPIEDMAILEYALARALERVTLIRENQLHRERLEALVRKRTAKLRAEIIERQTVETALRSSLSEKEVLLKEVHHRVKNNLQVVTSLLSLQALRFEDPLLSAAFQDSQARVRAMALVHEKLYRSKDLCRIDFASYLSELTVFLIQAYSPKNLSVTPDIHSEEFYLSVDSAIPCGLILNELVTNSLKHAFTGRTTGIIRPHAWTENNHAVLCVRDNGVGLPPGFDVNQADTLGLQLVTNLARQLHGGLEVETGPEGTAFTIRFPLPDNLSCGPLDDSLASASA; encoded by the coding sequence GTGCCAACGACCGCAGGACTCGGGCAGCGCAAGCTGCGGATTCTCTGCGTCGATGACGCAGCCGCGATCCGCAGGGCTATTGCCGCCTATCTCGGAGACCTGGGACATACCGTGGACCAGGCCCAGGACGGTACGGTCGGGCTGGAACGCATCAACGCAAACACATACGACGCCGTCCTTCTCGACCTGGCCATGCCCGGCATCTCCGGGCTGGACGTCCTTCGAACGGTGTCGCTGTCGCACCCGCACCTCCCGGTGATCGTCATTTCCGGCACCGGGGCCATCCAGGACGTCATCGCCGCCCTGCGCCTGGGTGCCTGGGATTTCATCACCAAGCCCATCGAGGACATGGCCATCCTGGAATACGCCCTGGCCAGGGCATTGGAGCGCGTCACGCTCATCAGGGAAAACCAGCTCCACCGCGAGCGCCTCGAAGCTCTGGTGCGCAAACGCACCGCCAAGCTGCGCGCCGAGATAATCGAACGCCAGACCGTGGAAACCGCACTGCGTTCCTCCCTCTCCGAAAAGGAGGTCCTGCTCAAGGAAGTCCATCACCGCGTCAAGAACAACCTCCAGGTGGTCACCAGCCTGTTGTCGCTCCAGGCGTTGCGCTTCGAGGACCCGCTGCTGTCCGCCGCCTTCCAGGACAGCCAGGCGCGGGTCAGGGCCATGGCCCTGGTTCATGAGAAGCTCTACCGGTCCAAGGATCTGTGCCGGATCGATTTCGCCAGCTATCTGAGTGAACTGACCGTCTTCCTCATCCAGGCGTACAGCCCCAAGAACCTGAGCGTCACCCCGGACATCCACAGCGAGGAATTCTACCTGTCAGTGGACAGCGCCATCCCCTGCGGACTGATCCTGAACGAGCTGGTCACCAACAGTCTCAAGCACGCCTTCACAGGGCGCACCACCGGCATTATCCGCCCCCACGCCTGGACTGAAAACAACCATGCGGTCCTGTGCGTCAGGGATAACGGTGTAGGCCTGCCTCCTGGCTTTGACGTGAACCAGGCCGATACCCTTGGCCTGCAACTTGTCACCAACCTCGCCCGCCAACTCCACGGCGGCCTGGAAGTTGAGACCGGCCCTGAGGGGACCGCCTTCACGATCCGTTTTCCTCTGCCGGACAACTTGTCCTGCGGCCCTCTGGACGACTCACTCGCCTCCGCCAGCGCCTGA
- a CDS encoding C40 family peptidase yields the protein MPRTTPLAPWMTVRTMLVLAILLTTTACGSKQSASRQNLAENAAATEAAATEFEPTSPFLHFTGAKFCALPVPSVVAGSKNPFELTGFTGSKHDQRLVTLAFSQIGTLYRSGGTEPGTGFDCSGFTTWVYSKLGVNLPRSSREQFQEGKVIAKAQLRKGDLVFFGNKKRITHVGIYLEDNKFIHSSSSGDTVKISSLDEPVWERKYTGARRVF from the coding sequence ATGCCACGCACCACACCCCTTGCCCCCTGGATGACCGTACGCACCATGCTGGTGCTCGCCATCCTGCTCACCACCACCGCTTGCGGTTCAAAACAGTCTGCCTCCCGTCAAAACCTCGCTGAAAACGCTGCCGCAACCGAAGCCGCCGCAACCGAATTCGAACCGACCTCGCCGTTTCTGCACTTCACCGGTGCGAAATTCTGCGCCCTGCCCGTGCCGAGCGTGGTGGCTGGTTCCAAGAATCCCTTCGAACTCACCGGTTTCACCGGCAGCAAGCACGACCAGCGCCTCGTCACCCTGGCCTTCAGCCAGATCGGCACCCTGTACCGCTCCGGCGGCACCGAACCCGGCACCGGTTTCGACTGCTCCGGCTTCACCACCTGGGTGTACAGCAAGCTCGGCGTGAACCTGCCCCGCAGCTCCCGCGAGCAGTTCCAGGAAGGCAAAGTGATCGCCAAGGCCCAGCTCCGCAAGGGCGACCTGGTCTTCTTCGGCAACAAAAAGCGCATCACCCACGTCGGCATCTACCTGGAAGACAACAAGTTCATCCATAGCTCCAGCTCCGGCGACACCGTCAAAATTTCCAGCCTGGACGAACCCGTATGGGAGCGCAAGTACACGGGAGCACGCAGGGTCTTCTAG